Proteins encoded by one window of Haematobia irritans isolate KBUSLIRL chromosome 2, ASM5000362v1, whole genome shotgun sequence:
- the tj gene encoding maf family bZIP transcription factor traffic jam: protein MKMEDPNLADQYVQEFVLEHLEDGTSATVGVKREDHSPTTAVAKITWSTDAAPIGPEDEETAVEPLIKMRAFSSSWSHMDERRLQPLSPPPEIYTHGPMAGQAILVNTTVPGGVPSTPPETPPVIGSPTGSTCAQAYAGVPASHYPTHHRPPPTSAGLTQEMMWLPNSMRADPQPLDLRPLAGPTQEEEWERHREYMQSVAVASHHSHHLHLQQSQHHHHHHFQHLEHLTPINMHPSPYHNISNCPPNGSAHVIHNSVSSGNNHPSSTNRPTSVCSTRSSTNSPRTVSGHYSTSSNLGMDDCIDDDLLTTLTVRELNKRLHGCPREEVVRLKQKRRTLKNRGYAQNCRSKRLHQRHELEKTNRQLNQDLHRLKLEYTRVCQERDQLKQRLQSRNGPGSSAQNSSGNCTSTPSCVIALNSGSTASGGGTSAQQQLNTENQSSPEFYL from the coding sequence atgaaAATGGAGGATCCAAACCTCGCGGACCAGTATGTACAAGAGTTTGTACTCGAACATCTGGAAGATGGTACTTCGGCGACTGTGGGTGTAAAGCGAGAAGATCATAGTCCCACCACAGCGGTAGCCAAGATCACATGGAGCACAGATGCAGCACCTATTGGGCCGGAAGATGAGGAAACCGCTGTCGAACCACTGATCAAAATGCGTGCATTTTCCAGCAGCTGGTCACATATGGATGAAAGACGTTTACAGCCCCTATCACCACCTCCGGAAATCTACACTCACGGGCCTATGGCGGGCCAAGCTATACTGGTCAATACCACCGTACCCGGTGGAGTACCTTCTACACCTCCAGAAACCCCACCGGTTATAGGTTCACCCACGGGCAGTACATGTGCTCAGGCTTATGCAGGTGTCCCTGCTTCACATTATCCCACTCACCATAGGCCTCCACCTACTAGCGCCGGTTTGACCCAAGAAATGATGTGGCTACCCAATTCGATGAGGGCAGATCCTCAACCCTTGGATTTAAGGCCTCTAGCAGGACCCACTCAGGAGGAAGAATGGGAAAGGCATCGCGAATATATGCAATCGGTGGCCGTCGCCAGTCATCATAGCCACCACTTGCATTTACAACAGAGCCAAcatcaccaccatcatcattTTCAACATTTGGAACATTTGACACCGATAAATATGCATCCTTCACCCTACCACAATATATCCAATTGTCCCCCCAATGGTTCCGCCCATGTGATACACAACAGCGTCTCCAGCGGCAATAACCACCCATCCTCAACAAATCGACCAACTTCGGTATGTTCCACGAGATCGTCAACCAATTCCCCGCGCACTGTTTCAGGCCATTATTCCACCTCCAGTAATTTGGGAATGGACGATTGCATTGACGATGATCTACTTACCACACTCACCGTAAGGGAGTTGAACAAGCGACTCCATGGTTGTCCACGCGAAGAAGTGGTCCGGCTGAAACAGAAACGCCGCACTTTGAAAAATCGAGGCTACGCACAAAATTGTCGCTCGAAACGTTTGCATCAGCGTCATGAGCTGGAGAAAACGAATCGTCAACTGAATCAAGATTTGCATCGTCTGAAACTGGAGTACACACGTGTTTGTCAAGAACGTGATCAGCTGAAACAACGTTTGCAATCGCGAAACGGACCAGGTTCCTCGGCACAAAATAGTTCCGGCAATTGTACCAGCACTCCTTCTTGTGTTATTGCATTGAACAGTGGCTCCACCGCATCCGGAGGTGGAACATCGGCCCAACAGCAGCTCAATACCGAAAATCAAAGTTCCCCCGAATTCTACCTCTGA